In the genome of Paenibacillus sp. FSL R5-0766, one region contains:
- a CDS encoding alpha-glucosidase, which yields MKRVWWKEAVAYQIYPRSFMDSNGDGVGDIKGILSKLDYIQDLGIDLIWICPMYKSPNDDNGYDISDYCSIMDEFGTMADFDQLLNEVHLRGMKLIMDLVINHTSDEHPWFIESRASLDNPKRDWYIWRDGKNGDEPNNWESIFGGSAWEYDEVSGQYYLHLFSKKQPDLNWANQEVRKSIYEMMNWWLDKGIDGFRVDAISHIHKEEGLLDMPIREGVKYVSSFEKHMNVKGIQSYLQEMKENTLSRYDVVTVGEANGVKVEDQEDLLDWICEVRGKFNMVFQFEHLDLWKNSTDRQLDVPKLKNVLTKWQKSLEGVGWNALFIENHDQPRKVSSWGNETEYWYESATALGTMYFFMQGTPFIYQGQEIGMTNVAFPSIEDYNDIADRNLYQIKREEGMSHEEIMNIIWASSRDNSRTPMQWSSAKEAGFTSGTPWLKVNDNYIHINVEKQLQEPGSILQFYKQMIQLRKEHDTLTYGIYELHMPDHPSVYAYTRTLADQQVLVVINLTEHMVELEEDELGLDFSEIWLTNYENGLLPLVLRPFETIVGLSNKVK from the coding sequence ATGAAAAGAGTATGGTGGAAAGAAGCAGTAGCTTATCAAATCTATCCGAGAAGTTTTATGGATTCCAACGGAGATGGGGTTGGTGACATCAAGGGGATCCTATCTAAACTGGATTATATTCAAGATCTCGGTATTGATCTGATATGGATCTGCCCAATGTATAAGTCACCCAACGATGATAATGGGTATGACATCAGTGATTACTGTTCCATTATGGATGAATTCGGCACGATGGCGGACTTTGATCAATTACTGAATGAAGTTCATCTTCGCGGCATGAAACTCATTATGGACTTGGTGATCAATCATACAAGTGACGAACACCCGTGGTTTATTGAATCCAGAGCTTCACTGGATAATCCCAAACGAGATTGGTACATCTGGAGAGATGGGAAGAATGGAGACGAACCGAATAACTGGGAGAGCATCTTTGGCGGTTCTGCATGGGAATATGATGAAGTCTCCGGACAGTACTATCTCCATCTGTTCTCCAAGAAACAACCGGATTTGAATTGGGCAAATCAGGAAGTTCGGAAATCCATATATGAAATGATGAATTGGTGGCTGGATAAAGGGATTGATGGTTTCCGTGTGGATGCAATCAGCCATATTCACAAAGAAGAGGGCCTCTTGGATATGCCAATCCGAGAAGGTGTCAAATACGTCTCTTCTTTTGAAAAGCATATGAATGTGAAGGGAATCCAGAGTTATCTGCAAGAAATGAAAGAGAACACATTATCCAGATATGACGTCGTGACTGTTGGGGAAGCAAATGGAGTTAAGGTAGAGGACCAAGAAGATCTGCTGGATTGGATCTGTGAAGTCAGAGGGAAATTTAATATGGTCTTTCAATTCGAACACCTGGACCTTTGGAAAAACAGCACAGACAGGCAACTGGATGTTCCCAAACTGAAAAACGTCTTGACCAAGTGGCAAAAATCACTGGAAGGCGTCGGTTGGAATGCATTGTTTATTGAAAATCATGATCAGCCTCGCAAAGTTTCATCTTGGGGAAATGAAACAGAGTATTGGTATGAAAGTGCCACAGCACTTGGAACCATGTACTTTTTCATGCAAGGCACACCTTTCATATATCAGGGGCAAGAGATCGGCATGACAAACGTGGCATTCCCTTCCATAGAGGACTATAACGATATCGCTGATCGGAATTTATATCAGATCAAACGCGAAGAGGGGATGTCACATGAGGAGATCATGAACATCATCTGGGCTTCGAGTCGCGATAACTCCAGAACGCCGATGCAATGGTCCTCGGCCAAAGAGGCGGGGTTTACCAGTGGTACACCATGGCTGAAGGTGAATGACAATTACATCCATATTAATGTAGAGAAACAACTCCAGGAACCAGGTTCCATTCTTCAATTTTATAAACAAATGATTCAGCTGCGAAAAGAGCACGATACGTTGACTTATGGTATCTATGAGCTTCATATGCCGGATCATCCGAGTGTATATGCATATACACGTACACTGGCAGACCAACAGGTGCTGGTAGTCATCAACCTTACTGAACACATGGTGGAGCTTGAGGAAGATGAGCTTGGCCTCGACTTCTCAGAGATCTGGCTTACCAACTATGAGAATGGCTTGCTGCCACTGGTGTTGCGACCGTTTGAAACCATTGTTGGATTAAGCAATAAAGTAAAGTAG